A genomic stretch from bacterium includes:
- a CDS encoding metallopeptidase TldD-related protein — MKKLTFVVMVFLFSVVTAFAEETTVKAGESVIFRAMSDELNRSMTQLKMQNRAAPYYISHIIGDTRTVIIEANSGAIISSDEYGYKNLFINLRVGSYDLDNSNFVSDRDFGFMKMGERGSVPIEDDYDAIRYEIWLLTDNAYKTALEKMAKKKATLENRQITEKLADFTKCKATSCISEEVKLNVDKKQLESCAKNLSAIFHEFPKIQSARVVISSGVTTKYFVDSEGSKHRDNKPTTYVEVSANTQTTEGVPINDKIGFYGEKVSDLPDENTIKAKVKNFAAELSQKVGLKKDEEYSGPVLFEGEASALLFYQIVGKGVSNSRTLLFENDRLGKSFPREGGFLSGKLNQIILPVSFNIYDDPAMKEYKGKTLIGGYVVDDEGVPGEKITLVENGKLLTLPIGRAPTKDLKVSNGHGRSQGWEAPVGRVSNMIVESKDGQGNIKEKYIQLLKDRNLKYGIVITRLKGYGKEDSDGSTFYFGGEKKQESLLPNPVSAYRLYADGHSEIVKGMEFENLTYKLLKDIIIVGEENTAHNFIIRNQSGQSVCMSVISPSIVVDDLELNPSEGKSVKFPVVSQPVWK; from the coding sequence ATGAAGAAACTTACTTTTGTTGTAATGGTTTTTTTGTTTTCGGTTGTGACGGCTTTTGCGGAAGAAACAACAGTCAAAGCCGGAGAATCAGTAATTTTCAGAGCTATGAGTGACGAACTTAATCGTTCTATGACACAACTGAAGATGCAAAACAGGGCTGCTCCTTATTATATTAGTCATATAATAGGGGATACGCGAACGGTTATTATTGAGGCAAATTCAGGAGCAATTATTTCAAGCGATGAATACGGATATAAAAATTTATTTATAAACTTAAGGGTTGGCAGCTATGATCTCGACAACAGTAATTTTGTGAGTGATAGAGATTTCGGATTTATGAAAATGGGCGAAAGGGGAAGTGTTCCAATAGAAGACGACTATGATGCCATCAGATACGAGATATGGTTGCTTACGGATAATGCCTATAAAACAGCACTTGAGAAAATGGCAAAGAAAAAAGCAACCCTTGAAAATCGGCAAATAACGGAAAAATTAGCTGATTTTACAAAATGTAAAGCTACAAGTTGTATAAGCGAAGAAGTAAAACTAAACGTAGATAAAAAACAGTTGGAGTCTTGTGCAAAAAATTTATCCGCTATATTTCACGAGTTTCCAAAAATTCAGTCTGCTAGAGTTGTAATATCATCCGGGGTTACCACAAAATACTTTGTTGATAGCGAAGGCAGTAAACACAGGGATAATAAACCTACAACGTATGTTGAGGTGTCTGCGAATACTCAAACCACGGAAGGGGTGCCGATAAATGATAAAATAGGTTTTTACGGAGAGAAGGTTAGTGATTTGCCCGATGAGAATACGATTAAAGCGAAGGTGAAAAATTTTGCCGCCGAATTGTCGCAAAAAGTGGGATTAAAAAAAGATGAGGAATATTCTGGACCTGTGTTGTTTGAGGGAGAAGCATCTGCATTATTGTTTTATCAAATAGTCGGCAAGGGAGTATCCAATTCCCGGACTCTGCTTTTTGAAAACGATAGGTTAGGCAAATCGTTTCCGCGCGAAGGCGGGTTTTTAAGCGGCAAGCTGAACCAGATAATACTGCCTGTATCTTTTAATATATATGATGACCCTGCGATGAAGGAATATAAAGGGAAAACGCTTATCGGGGGGTATGTAGTGGATGATGAGGGGGTTCCCGGAGAGAAAATAACACTTGTAGAGAATGGGAAACTTCTAACTTTGCCGATAGGCAGAGCTCCCACAAAAGATTTGAAAGTTTCCAATGGGCATGGAAGATCACAGGGGTGGGAAGCGCCGGTTGGGAGAGTCAGTAATATGATAGTAGAAAGTAAAGATGGGCAAGGTAATATAAAGGAAAAATATATCCAATTACTGAAAGACCGGAATCTTAAATATGGAATAGTGATTACGAGACTGAAAGGATATGGCAAGGAGGATAGTGACGGGTCAACATTTTACTTCGGTGGAGAGAAAAAACAGGAGAGTTTGCTTCCCAATCCAGTATCAGCTTATAGATTATACGCAGACGGGCATAGCGAAATTGTCAAAGGGATGGAGTTTGAAAACCTGACTTATAAGTTGTTGAAAGATATTATAATTGTTGGAGAAGAGAATACTGCTCATAATTTTATTATCAGAAATCAATCCGGGCAAAGTGTCTGTATGTCTGTGATATCGCCCTCGATAGTGGTTGATGATTTGGAACTTAACCCGTCGGAAGGGAAATCGGTAAAGTTTCCGGTAGTTTCACAGCCTGTGTGGAAGTGA
- a CDS encoding sigma-54 dependent transcriptional regulator, with translation MITKARILVVDDDKYWCQCLSDLLLDEGYDVNIADDGIKAMELIDRGNFHLIIVDLKMPKMDGLEVLKNIKKHNPDIEVIILTGFGTVESAVEAMKVGAFDYLTKPCNIEETKLTVRNALHHRAIIEENRELHKRLEIVEGIESLIGKSPKMQKVYELIRNTANTDLTVLIEGESGVGKELVASAIHYKSIRAKGPFIRTNCATFTDTLLETELFGHTKGSFTGAIRDKKGLFEAADGGTLLLDEISELNKNVQAQLLRVIEKKEFIKVGDSNTTKVDTRIIVSTNKSLEECVKKGTFREDLFYRLNVYKIFLPPLRERKEDIPLFISHFLNKYNKVLGKAFKEVSRDTLNLLLSYNWPGNVREMENVIARVVASRDGIVLTPEDFSSCIPMLLNKSSSFKDAKREVVETFEKKYFIEILRNNKGNVSHSAEQSGMDRKNFSQKLKEYNINHKDFM, from the coding sequence ATGATAACAAAAGCAAGGATTCTGGTCGTTGACGACGATAAATACTGGTGCCAGTGTTTAAGCGACCTCCTGTTGGACGAGGGATACGACGTTAACATTGCCGATGACGGAATAAAAGCAATGGAGTTAATAGACAGGGGTAACTTCCACCTGATAATCGTTGACCTGAAAATGCCCAAAATGGATGGATTGGAAGTCTTGAAGAACATTAAAAAACACAATCCCGACATAGAAGTAATAATCCTCACCGGGTTTGGCACGGTTGAATCAGCCGTAGAAGCAATGAAAGTAGGCGCTTTTGATTATCTTACAAAACCCTGCAATATAGAGGAAACAAAGCTAACCGTCCGGAATGCTCTCCATCACAGAGCTATTATAGAAGAGAACAGGGAACTTCATAAAAGATTGGAAATCGTAGAAGGGATAGAATCTTTAATCGGGAAAAGCCCAAAAATGCAAAAAGTGTACGAGCTTATCCGCAATACCGCCAATACGGACTTGACCGTTTTGATTGAAGGAGAAAGCGGAGTCGGCAAAGAACTCGTCGCATCTGCCATTCATTACAAAAGCATTCGCGCAAAGGGACCGTTTATCCGCACGAATTGCGCCACTTTTACGGATACACTGCTTGAGACGGAACTATTTGGGCATACCAAAGGCTCATTTACCGGAGCAATCAGAGACAAAAAAGGACTTTTTGAAGCCGCCGACGGCGGAACTTTATTGCTTGATGAAATTTCCGAACTCAATAAAAACGTGCAGGCACAACTTCTCCGCGTAATAGAAAAAAAAGAATTTATAAAAGTAGGAGATTCTAATACTACAAAAGTAGACACACGAATAATAGTATCCACAAACAAAAGTCTTGAAGAATGCGTAAAAAAAGGAACTTTCAGGGAAGATTTGTTTTACAGATTAAACGTTTATAAAATATTCCTGCCGCCATTACGGGAAAGAAAAGAAGATATCCCTTTGTTCATCAGTCACTTTTTAAATAAGTATAATAAAGTTCTTGGTAAAGCTTTTAAGGAAGTATCCAGAGATACGCTTAATCTTTTGCTTTCTTATAACTGGCCCGGTAATGTTCGGGAAATGGAAAATGTAATCGCAAGAGTAGTTGCAAGCAGGGACGGAATTGTGCTTACTCCTGAGGATTTTTCAAGCTGCATACCAATGCTCTTAAACAAAAGCTCAAGTTTTAAAGACGCAAAAAGAGAAGTAGTTGAAACTTTTGAAAAAAAATACTTTATAGAAATTCTAAGAAATAATAAAGGGAACGTAAGTCACTCCGCGGAACAATCCGGGATGGACCGTAAAAATTTTAGCCAAAAATTAAAAGAATATAATATTAATCATAAAGATTTTATGTAA
- a CDS encoding T9SS type A sorting domain-containing protein — MTNAIILLLLWYLGATIETQTNWYSGPGENVSLVTWDNDFDTCSNIVYSLPNQISLKPYGIDTSNWKLYTIDTNALIGGHNVIMPGDMDLDGDYDLVAVFSDFVVWYEQQDSFAFAKHIIDTTLTIGSHGTIWPYDLDIDGDSDIVVSGDEGLFWFDNNNMVFTQHKLTSGGWYFARAADIDNDGDIDIVAQKGSNISTNKWEGTVYIFKNNSSMNFTSSKLANADTTWRTNLADFDNDGFLDIQTSAFNAKNIRVYLNDGAGNFNLVYRYNSVKLDGSWPSDINADGFMDIGVSAQSGDFFWLENNGTGSNFTYHPVTSGISKYGDGGMAVDIDMSDRVDIIGGYQAIGWFEQVSDGSFKEHFLGNASDCHWVYGCNMGNGPCGEVSDKAMDILYTDKGKFAFWKNLMAKGYEDHAWLESSILDVSKNVLWLRFGWHDCVPDGYTMTYRVRCGLSIPDVEASPWSSPMRYSGDSLISFPHTQYFQYRIEVDDSLCNAGGVAIVDTIWVEYEEHPAGIKEAEQKKALSCSYNIAKKEIAYTLAKESNVSFRIYDITGRVVSVVDSENKKAGNHTLEFNFPTGIYLVKLICNTGTATTKCIVMK; from the coding sequence ATGACAAACGCAATAATTCTTCTCCTTCTCTGGTATCTTGGAGCTACTATAGAAACTCAGACAAACTGGTATAGTGGCCCCGGAGAGAATGTTTCCCTTGTTACCTGGGATAACGATTTTGACACTTGTTCCAACATTGTTTACAGTCTTCCTAACCAAATTTCTCTTAAACCCTATGGAATTGATACGTCTAATTGGAAGTTATATACCATAGATACAAACGCCCTGATTGGCGGACATAACGTAATTATGCCGGGAGATATGGATTTAGACGGGGATTACGATTTGGTTGCAGTATTCTCGGATTTTGTTGTATGGTATGAACAACAGGATTCGTTTGCGTTTGCTAAACATATAATAGATACCACTCTTACCATTGGAAGTCATGGGACCATCTGGCCTTATGATCTGGATATTGACGGGGACAGCGACATTGTGGTGTCCGGAGACGAAGGTTTATTCTGGTTTGACAACAACAATATGGTGTTTACCCAGCATAAACTAACATCCGGGGGATGGTATTTTGCAAGAGCCGCCGATATTGACAACGATGGAGACATTGATATCGTGGCGCAAAAAGGCAGTAACATCTCCACCAACAAATGGGAAGGGACGGTTTACATCTTCAAAAACAACAGCAGTATGAACTTTACAAGTTCAAAACTTGCCAACGCCGATACTACGTGGAGAACGAATCTTGCGGATTTCGATAACGACGGGTTTCTTGATATCCAGACATCTGCGTTTAACGCCAAGAACATAAGAGTATACTTGAATGACGGGGCGGGAAATTTCAACCTTGTTTACAGGTATAACAGCGTTAAACTTGATGGCAGCTGGCCAAGTGATATAAATGCAGACGGTTTTATGGATATCGGAGTCAGCGCCCAGAGTGGTGATTTTTTCTGGTTGGAGAATAACGGGACAGGAAGCAATTTTACATATCATCCCGTTACCAGCGGCATAAGTAAATATGGTGATGGTGGAATGGCAGTAGATATAGATATGAGTGACAGGGTAGATATAATTGGAGGGTATCAAGCGATTGGCTGGTTTGAACAGGTTAGCGACGGAAGTTTCAAGGAACATTTTTTAGGAAATGCTTCGGATTGTCATTGGGTATACGGGTGCAATATGGGAAATGGCCCTTGTGGTGAAGTATCTGACAAAGCAATGGACATTCTTTATACGGACAAGGGCAAATTTGCGTTCTGGAAAAATCTGATGGCAAAGGGATATGAAGACCATGCCTGGCTTGAATCGTCAATACTTGATGTTTCCAAAAATGTCCTCTGGCTTAGATTCGGGTGGCATGATTGCGTACCTGACGGTTATACTATGACATACAGGGTTAGATGCGGATTATCAATACCGGATGTCGAGGCATCTCCTTGGAGTTCGCCAATGAGATATTCGGGAGACAGTCTTATAAGTTTCCCCCATACACAATACTTTCAATATCGTATAGAAGTTGATGATTCGCTTTGCAATGCCGGAGGGGTAGCAATTGTAGATACAATATGGGTTGAATACGAAGAACACCCTGCCGGAATAAAGGAAGCCGAACAGAAAAAAGCGCTATCCTGTTCTTATAATATAGCCAAAAAAGAGATAGCCTATACACTTGCAAAAGAAAGTAATGTTTCCTTTAGAATATACGATATAACCGGGAGAGTTGTAAGTGTAGTAGATTCGGAAAACAAAAAGGCAGGTAATCATACGCTTGAATTTAATTTCCCAACGGGAATTTACCTTGTGAAACTTATATGCAATACGGGAACTGCCACCACCAAATGTATTGTTATGAAGTAA
- a CDS encoding ATP-binding protein, translating to MSEIKSYFNDVIRNAVETIIMVDINRKIKMIDGNLFGYKEEDIVGKPVDILFESREFYEPLFIKDIIKDSNTICIAKDGEKIPVSFSSVSMRDEKRKVIGVISIVRNIKEMEILEKRLVQSEKMVTIGQFSSGIAHQLNTPLSTILTYSQMILDDINKKAEMRKQTLLKRITAIEEQCQRSKEIVQHLLAFSRPHKTQFVSADINQIIKDALFIVEGELTKHKVRIIKELNPCPKIMGDVQQLKELIINMVINAQQAMPKGGTLTIITIFMPKLIKIRFQDSGEGIPEKDIVNIFEPFFTNKPSGTGLGLFMCRNTVYNHNGFIDVQSKLKEGTTFTISLPISKPILPETEHPS from the coding sequence ATGAGCGAAATTAAAAGTTATTTTAATGATGTTATCAGAAACGCCGTAGAAACTATCATTATGGTAGACATTAACAGAAAAATCAAAATGATAGACGGAAACTTATTTGGTTATAAAGAAGAAGATATCGTTGGAAAGCCTGTAGATATTTTATTTGAGAGCAGGGAATTTTACGAGCCGCTTTTTATAAAAGACATAATCAAAGATTCAAATACAATATGTATTGCAAAAGACGGGGAAAAAATCCCGGTAAGTTTCAGCAGTGTTTCAATGAGAGACGAAAAAAGAAAAGTCATAGGGGTAATAAGCATTGTGCGAAACATAAAAGAGATGGAAATACTGGAAAAAAGGTTGGTTCAGTCCGAGAAAATGGTAACCATAGGACAATTCTCCTCCGGCATTGCCCACCAACTCAATACACCCCTATCAACTATTCTAACTTATTCGCAAATGATACTGGACGATATTAACAAAAAAGCAGAGATGCGCAAACAAACCCTCTTAAAAAGAATCACGGCCATAGAAGAACAGTGCCAGCGTTCGAAAGAAATCGTTCAACACCTTCTTGCCTTTTCAAGACCTCACAAAACTCAATTCGTTTCCGCAGACATTAACCAGATAATAAAAGATGCGCTTTTTATCGTAGAAGGGGAACTAACAAAACACAAGGTACGCATTATAAAAGAATTGAACCCCTGCCCTAAAATAATGGGAGACGTACAGCAATTAAAAGAACTAATTATAAATATGGTCATAAACGCCCAGCAAGCAATGCCAAAAGGCGGAACATTAACAATCATAACAATATTTATGCCAAAACTTATCAAAATAAGATTCCAGGATAGCGGGGAAGGGATACCGGAAAAAGATATCGTTAATATATTTGAGCCGTTCTTCACAAACAAACCTTCGGGCACGGGATTAGGCTTATTTATGTGCAGGAACACCGTTTACAATCATAATGGTTTTATTGACGTTCAAAGTAAACTCAAAGAAGGAACTACATTTACAATTTCATTGCCAATATCAAAACCTATATTGCCCGAAACGGAACACCCCTCATAA
- a CDS encoding SBBP repeat-containing protein, which translates to MGKILFLLIGFILPLQIFGQVWVARYDGSAHKGDGAFAIAVDDSGNVYVAGASGDTFAYPDYLTIKYNSVGDTVWVRKYDGPNNTGDCVYAITVDKIGNVYVTGRSCGIGTDYDYATIKYNSAGDTVWLRRYDSGGGTGYKTDEASAIDVDDSGNVYVTGRGSFGYQTIKYDSLGVEKWVGKYIGTSGEQWGYAITVDNNGNVYVTGESGYTDYATIKYNSLGDTVWVRTYNGTGKGYKNSKEYGHTKTKGLPWGGGGIGIAVDINGNVYVTGCITTGVYPYTDYATIKYNSVGDTMWTRKYHGPDSTSKDEATALAIDDNGNVYVTGKSYNSGTYYDYATIKYNSAGDTMWVRKYDGPSRRGDAAYAIALDNIGNVYVTGASFDTVTDTDYATIKYNSSGGEEWAQRYNGPGSGDDNAYSIALDNKGYVYVTGSSYGSSSGDDCTTIKYSCVGVEESNMKNQISKMEIIKNKIYLFVPNTMEANIKLYDLCGRLKEVIYTGTLSKGNYTFTPNIHKSGIYFVKLTAVCHSERSEESSIVTETKKMIMIK; encoded by the coding sequence ATGGGAAAGATATTATTTTTATTAATAGGATTTATTTTACCTTTACAGATTTTCGGACAGGTATGGGTAGCGAGGTATGATGGTTCAGCACATAAAGGAGATGGTGCATTTGCAATTGCAGTGGATGATAGTGGAAATGTGTATGTAGCCGGAGCGAGCGGGGATACTTTTGCTTACCCGGATTACTTGACAATAAAATATAACAGTGTGGGAGATACTGTATGGGTTAGAAAATATGATGGACCAAACAATACTGGCGATTGTGTTTATGCAATTACTGTTGATAAAATTGGGAACGTTTATGTGACAGGAAGAAGTTGTGGAATCGGGACTGATTATGATTATGCGACTATAAAATATAATAGTGCAGGAGACACAGTATGGCTTAGAAGGTATGATTCAGGGGGAGGTACAGGATATAAAACTGATGAAGCAAGCGCGATAGATGTAGATGATAGCGGAAATGTTTACGTAACAGGACGTGGTTCTTTTGGATATCAAACGATAAAATATGACAGTTTAGGAGTAGAGAAATGGGTTGGTAAATACATTGGAACTAGTGGAGAACAATGGGGATACGCTATAACAGTAGATAACAATGGGAATGTATATGTAACGGGAGAAAGTGGCTATACTGACTATGCAACAATAAAATATAATAGTTTGGGAGATACAGTATGGGTTAGAACTTATAATGGAACAGGAAAAGGTTATAAAAACTCAAAAGAATATGGGCATACTAAGACAAAAGGACTTCCATGGGGAGGAGGTGGGATAGGAATAGCGGTGGACATTAACGGAAATGTGTATGTAACAGGATGTATTACGACAGGAGTGTACCCCTATACTGATTATGCAACAATAAAATATAACAGTGTGGGAGATACGATGTGGACCCGAAAATATCATGGCCCGGACAGTACCAGTAAAGACGAAGCAACGGCGCTTGCTATAGACGATAACGGGAATGTGTACGTAACAGGAAAAAGCTATAATTCAGGGACTTATTATGATTATGCGACAATAAAATATAATAGTGCAGGGGATACAATGTGGGTTAGAAAATATGATGGTCCATCTCGTAGGGGAGATGCTGCATATGCAATTGCATTGGACAATATTGGGAATGTGTATGTAACCGGCGCCAGCTTTGATACAGTTACAGACACTGACTATGCAACGATAAAATATAACAGTTCAGGAGGCGAAGAGTGGGCACAAAGATATAATGGACCCGGGAGTGGTGACGATAACGCATACTCAATCGCACTTGATAATAAGGGATATGTATATGTAACAGGAAGTAGTTATGGTTCTTCTTCCGGAGATGACTGTACGACGATAAAATATTCGTGTGTAGGAGTAGAGGAATCAAATATGAAAAATCAAATATCAAAAATGGAAATCATAAAAAATAAGATTTATTTGTTTGTCCCGAACACAATGGAAGCAAATATAAAACTTTATGATTTGTGCGGCAGATTGAAAGAAGTTATTTATACTGGCACATTAAGTAAAGGCAATTATACATTCACTCCTAACATCCATAAGAGCGGTATTTATTTTGTAAAATTGACGGCAGTTTGTCATTCTGAGCGTAGCGAAGAATCTAGTATAGTAACAGAAACGAAGAAGATGATAATGATAAAATAA
- a CDS encoding metallopeptidase TldD-related protein, with protein MSKMKYFVWAFIIAFSANAQPRSGENDVVFRAMGEELTRSLKELKGAKDAPIYFLQYTIIDEKNVSMSSSYGALKYNKTSHNRSLTTDVRVGSNKLDNTHELRGNQFDFDYSDYIPNVTEVPIEDNLNAIKAVIWKETDRIYKKAQEKLIKVQTNQDVKVAKKDTSDDFSIGTSCKYIGEKKELQLDTTSWKPILKKLSTKFKQYPWVYSCNINLGGKASNKYIVNNEGTIIREGFGSYSIFVTVGTTAEDGMDIYLYQSFYASTAEGLPAEDVIAGSIDSLIKELLILKNAPLVDPYTGPAIFVNKASGVFFHEIFGHRIEGHRQKSEDEGQTYTGKVGQVVLPEFLSVYDDPTQEEFKGTKLNGYYLYDDEGVKSERVNIVENGVLKNFLMSRSPVKGFKHSNGHGRREAGYRIVARQGNLFVESGKQMPFNELRNTLIEECKKQGKPYGLIFYDISGGFTMTQRYSPQAFKVIPLLVKRVYTDGRADELVRGVDIVGTPLTSFNKIIAAGNDPEIFNGGCGAESGWVPVALISPSILVSEIEVEKKEKSQDKPPLLKAPLDSSKEVGSRK; from the coding sequence ATGTCAAAGATGAAATATTTTGTATGGGCTTTTATTATTGCATTTAGTGCTAATGCACAGCCTCGTTCCGGGGAGAATGATGTGGTGTTTCGCGCAATGGGGGAAGAGTTAACCCGCTCTTTGAAAGAACTTAAAGGTGCAAAAGATGCTCCGATTTATTTCTTACAATATACAATAATAGACGAGAAAAACGTATCAATGAGCAGTTCGTATGGCGCACTTAAATATAATAAAACAAGTCATAACAGGTCTTTAACCACAGACGTAAGAGTTGGAAGTAATAAACTTGATAATACGCATGAACTTCGTGGTAACCAGTTTGATTTTGATTATTCGGATTATATACCTAATGTAACTGAAGTCCCTATAGAGGACAATTTGAATGCGATAAAAGCAGTAATATGGAAAGAGACAGACCGTATATATAAAAAAGCACAGGAAAAGCTGATAAAAGTGCAGACAAACCAGGACGTAAAAGTTGCTAAAAAAGACACTTCGGATGATTTTTCTATCGGGACTTCCTGTAAATATATTGGTGAAAAGAAGGAATTACAACTTGATACAACGAGTTGGAAACCGATATTGAAGAAGCTTTCCACAAAGTTTAAACAATACCCGTGGGTATATAGTTGTAATATAAATTTGGGTGGTAAGGCATCAAATAAATACATTGTAAACAACGAGGGAACCATAATACGTGAAGGGTTTGGCAGCTACTCTATTTTTGTGACGGTAGGAACGACTGCAGAGGACGGGATGGATATTTACCTGTACCAGTCTTTTTATGCATCTACTGCGGAGGGGCTTCCGGCAGAAGACGTGATTGCGGGATCCATAGATTCTTTGATAAAGGAACTCCTGATTCTTAAAAATGCTCCTTTAGTTGATCCGTATACCGGCCCGGCGATTTTTGTAAACAAGGCGAGCGGAGTTTTCTTTCATGAAATTTTTGGTCATAGAATTGAAGGGCATCGTCAGAAAAGTGAAGATGAAGGGCAGACATATACCGGTAAAGTTGGACAAGTCGTGTTGCCGGAGTTTTTGTCCGTCTATGATGACCCTACGCAGGAGGAATTCAAAGGAACAAAATTAAACGGGTATTACTTATATGATGATGAAGGCGTGAAATCAGAAAGAGTAAATATAGTAGAGAATGGAGTGTTGAAGAATTTTTTAATGTCACGGTCGCCCGTCAAGGGGTTTAAGCATTCGAACGGGCATGGACGAAGGGAAGCGGGATATAGGATTGTTGCAAGACAGGGAAATTTATTTGTGGAATCTGGGAAACAAATGCCGTTTAATGAGCTTCGCAATACTTTAATAGAAGAGTGCAAGAAACAGGGAAAGCCTTATGGACTTATATTTTATGATATTTCAGGTGGTTTTACGATGACACAAAGATATTCTCCTCAAGCGTTTAAGGTTATTCCGCTTCTGGTAAAGAGAGTGTATACGGACGGGAGGGCGGATGAATTAGTGAGAGGCGTGGATATCGTGGGAACTCCGTTAACATCGTTTAATAAGATAATTGCTGCGGGGAATGACCCTGAAATATTTAACGGGGGGTGTGGAGCGGAGTCGGGTTGGGTTCCGGTTGCATTGATTTCTCCTTCTATACTGGTATCGGAAATAGAGGTGGAGAAAAAAGAAAAATCTCAGGATAAACCACCGCTGTTAAAAGCACCGTTGGATAGCAGCAAAGAAGTAGGTAGTAGAAAGTAG